One part of the Lotus japonicus ecotype B-129 chromosome 2, LjGifu_v1.2 genome encodes these proteins:
- the LOC130737901 gene encoding disease resistance protein RUN1-like isoform X4: MTLHMNRFKDNKEKLRKWRTTLEQVADLSGWHFKHGDGSYEHEFIGKIVSEVSRNINRVALPIADYPVGLDSQVREVISLLDVGSDDKVHIIGIHGIGGIGKTTLALAVYNLVADQFEGLCFLENVRESSNKHGLLHVQKTLLFAVLGEKEIEITSVKQGISIIKHRLQQKKVLLILDDVAEEEHLKQVVGSPSWFGLGSRVIITTRNKHLLECYKVERTHEVEELNKKASFQLLRWKAFKNEEVRPGYADLLNRAVAYASGLPLALEVIGSNLCGKSVQQWKSALEHYERILDKKIQKILEVSFYALEEKEQCVFLDIACCLKGYKFDEVISILNAHHGQCIIYQIGVLVDKSLIKINWYDQVTLHDLMERMGKEIVRQESPGEPGGCSRLWSKKDIFEVLEENTGTNKIEMIHLDYASIEVVDWEGEAFKEMKKLKTLIIRKNNFSKGPKYLPNSLRVLEWWKYPLQHLPSDFHPNKLSICKLPGSSFMSLEFLCLSKQKLVTMKVLNLNNCRYLTQIPNLSNLPNLEELSFEFCGNLITIDHLDWSLDKLKILSATACSQLRSFPPLKLPSLEKLKLSSCSSLESFPEILENMEKITELDLDKTNMTRFPSSFRNLAGLKKLEVTQLLPSRSLVLMPQLVKLSILKSSGRILEIEGDENMSSMFQSSNVEHIKFSCCHLSYEFLASVLPLFANLKELDLRQSEFTIVPKCIEQCRILRTLLLNDCKQLREIEGIPPSLKILSAIGCESLSLSCRSMLLKKELHEVGGTDFELPSLPYEELYGFNPIPMWFKHGDAGYMVLIPFFNHFIFCICFPYGKEYGEVKIMLNNEVITEVYVTGGHIRLVSVMINSKDEENHLEVQCLSKEKKLEVQSISSLNYDFVCGIHPLT; the protein is encoded by the exons ATGACGTTGCATATGAATAGATTCAAAGATAACAAGGAGAAGTTGCGAAAGTGGAGGACAACTCTAGAACAAGTGGCTGATTTGTCTGGCTGGCATTTCAAACACGG AGATGGATCATATGAACACGAGTTTATTGGAAAGATTGTTTCTGAGGTCTCAAGAAATATTAATCGTGTAGCTTTACCTATTGCTGACTACCCAGTTGGACTAGACTCTCAAGTGAGGGAAGTAATTTCACTTTTGGATGTAGGATCTGATGATAAAGTTCACATTATAGGGATCCATGGAATAGGTGGGATAGGTAAAACGACACTTGCTCTAGCAGTTTACAACTTGGTTGCTGACCAATTTGAAGGTTTATGTTTTCTCGAAAATGTCAGAGAAAGTTCAAATAAACATGGGTTACTTCATGTGCAAAAAACCCTTCTTTTCGCTGTACTTGGAGAGAAGGAAATTGAGATAACAAGTGTCAAGCAGGGAATTTCAATAATAAAACATAGGCTCCAACAAAAGAAGGTTCTTCTGATTCTAGATGATGTTGCCGAGGAAGAGCACCTGAAGCAAGTTGTTGGAAGCCCTAGTTGGTTTGGTCTTGGTAGTAGAGTCATCATTACGACTCGGAATAAACACCTTCTAGAATGCTACAAGGTCGAAAGAACTCATGAAGTCGAAGAGTTGAACAAGAAGGCCTCTTTTCAATTGCTCAGATGGAAAGCTTTTAAAAATGAAGAAGTTAGACCAGGTTATGCGGACTTGTTAAACCGTGCAGTGGCGTATGCTTCTGGCCTTCCATTGGCTTTGGAAGTAATAGGTTCTAACTTGTGTGGAAAAAGTGTACAACAATGGAAATCTGCACTAGAACATTATGAAAGGATTCTTGATAAAAAGATTCAAAAGATACTCGAAGTGAGTTTTTATGCTTTGGAGGAAAAAGAGCAGTGTGTTTTCCTAGACATTGCTTGTTGCTTAAAAGGATATAAATTTGATGAGGTCATAAGTATACTCAATGCTCATCATGGCCAATGCATAATATATCAAATTGGAGTGTTGGTTGATAAATCTCTCATAAAGATTAATTGGTATGATCAAGTTACATTACATGACTTGATGGAACGCATGGGTAAAGAAATTGTGCGGCAAGAGTCACCAGGAGAGCCTGGAGGATGCAGCAGATTATGGTCTAAAAAAGATATATTTGAAGTTTTGGAAGAAAATACG GGAACCAACAAAATTGAAATGATACATCTTGATTACGCGTCAATTGAAGTAGTGGATTGGGAAGGAGAGGCTTTCAAGGAGATGAAAAAGCTCAAAACACTTATtattagaaaaaataatttttctaaaGGTCCAAAGTATCTTCCTAATAGTCTAAGAGTACTGGAGTGGTGGAAATATCCTTTACAACATTTGCCAAGtgattttcatccaaataaACTTTCCATATGCAAATTACCTGGAAGTAGCTTTATGTCTCTGGAGTTTCTATGTTTATCAAAG caGAAGTTGGTGACAATGAAAGTTTTAAATCTCAACAATTGTCGATATTTAACACAGATACCAAACCTATCTAATCTCCCAAATTTAGAAGAGCTTTCATTTGAATTTTGTGGAAATTTAATTACAATTGACCATTTAGACTGGTCGTTGGACAAACTTAAAATCTTGAGTGCTACTGCATGCTCCCAGCTTAGGAGTTTTCCACCTCTCAAGTTGCCCTCtcttgaaaaactcaagttgtcAAGTTGCTCAAGTCTTGAGAGTTTTCCAGAAATATTAGAAAATATGGAAAAAATAACCGAGCTGGATTTAGACAAGACCAACATGACAAGATTTCCATCTTCATTTCGAAATCTTGCCGGACTTAAAAAATTAGAAGTGACTCAATTGCTACCATCAAGGAGCTTAGTCTTGATGCCACAGTTGGTAAAACTCTCCATCTTAAAGTCGTCAGGGAGAATATTGGAAATAGAGGGTGATGAAAATATGAGCTCAATGTTCCAGTCTTCAAATGTAGAACATATTAAGTTCTCATGCTGCCACCTGTCATATGAATTTTTGGCATCAGTTCTTCCGTTGTTTGCTAACTTGAAAGAACTAGACCTAAGACAGAGTGAGTTCACAATTGTTCCTAAATGCATCGAACAATGCCGCATTTTAAGGACTCTTCTCTTGAATGATTGCAAGCAGCTTCGGGAAATTGAAGGGATTCCACCAAGCTTAAAAATCTTATCTGCAATAGGATGTGAATCCTTGAGTTTATCTTGTAGAAGCATGTTGCTGAAGAAG GAACTACATGAGGTTGGAGGCACAGACTTCGAATTGCCAAGCCTTCCATATGAAGAGTTATATGGTTTTAACCCGATTCCAATGTGGTTTAAGCACGGGGACGCAGGTTATATGGTTTTAATCCCGTTTTTCAACCACTTTATCTTCTGCATTTGTTTTCCGTATGGGAAGGAATATGGTGAGGTAAAGATCATGCTCAATAATGAGGTAATTACAGAGGTTTATGTAACTGGGGGTCATATACGTCTTGTTAGTGTTATGATCAACAGTAAAGATGAGGAGAACCATTTGGAAGTTCAGTGCTtatctaaagaaaaaaaattggaagTTCAGTCTATATCTTCATTGAATTATGATTTCGTTTGTGGAATACATCCATTGACATGA